From a region of the Acidimicrobiales bacterium genome:
- a CDS encoding DUF5671 domain-containing protein: MAALQILSSFIPLLIIGGVVWAIVSSRRSSHSEWDPGASVGRLLVYAVLFVTMVVASAGLSGVAAQLFTDDAVDREGLAMSMAMAIVALPVFALVLRFVRTRLRSRRERQALSWWLYFNVAQLVSLVVAVVMGVTALERMFSGELGRATVGSVLAAGVWFAMWSLHWFGLRRAHQVPGDLHRAAAAVVGLVTLAVGAVEVVYHLFDALYTQISGDPLLERGGPSGAASAATLTVGLVVWAFFWLLDYRKGPRTTVWYLAVVPIASLASYVMAAVATALVANSVLVWFVGDPSETSAVRHFDHLPAEGAFALVGLAGWAYHRWVFGQTEQRTEPVRVYQYLLAGAGLVTGVVGSSILLSSALAPARSGRLNTAIAGVVVVVLGASVWARHWASIRRALGHEPDAEYASTSRHVYVFALFAASLVTCVVSFIVLLAIGLTDLFEGRFSMDTLHQARGAIAVVASVAMVAWYHVRLWLAEHDRWTVAEKVAAVSLAGRRHLMLVAPAGTDVELLAGYVPGATWHVLVRTDVAAARPPDVSAFCSQVGHVAGDAVVVVEGDGGVDVIAVDDIDAALPVVQSTSRVPTITTWWCN, translated from the coding sequence ATGGCAGCACTTCAGATTCTCTCCAGTTTCATTCCGCTGCTGATCATCGGCGGAGTCGTTTGGGCCATCGTGTCGTCGAGAAGGTCGAGCCACTCCGAATGGGACCCGGGGGCGTCGGTGGGGCGTCTTCTGGTGTACGCGGTCTTGTTCGTGACGATGGTGGTGGCCTCGGCCGGCCTGTCGGGGGTTGCGGCTCAGTTGTTCACCGACGACGCGGTTGACCGCGAAGGGCTGGCGATGTCGATGGCGATGGCGATCGTGGCACTGCCGGTGTTCGCCTTGGTGCTGAGGTTCGTCCGAACGAGGCTGCGCTCGCGGCGGGAACGCCAGGCACTGTCTTGGTGGCTGTACTTCAACGTCGCCCAGCTGGTTTCGCTGGTGGTTGCTGTGGTCATGGGCGTGACCGCTCTCGAGCGCATGTTCTCGGGCGAGCTCGGCCGGGCGACGGTGGGATCTGTCCTGGCGGCCGGGGTGTGGTTCGCAATGTGGTCGCTGCATTGGTTCGGTCTGCGACGTGCCCACCAGGTGCCTGGCGACTTGCATCGCGCGGCCGCCGCAGTTGTGGGCCTGGTCACCCTTGCCGTGGGCGCGGTCGAGGTCGTCTACCACCTGTTCGATGCCCTCTACACCCAGATATCGGGCGATCCGTTGCTCGAGCGTGGCGGGCCCAGCGGGGCTGCTTCGGCCGCGACGCTGACGGTGGGCCTGGTGGTGTGGGCCTTCTTCTGGTTGCTCGACTATCGCAAGGGGCCGCGTACCACGGTGTGGTACCTGGCGGTGGTGCCCATCGCCAGCCTGGCCAGCTATGTCATGGCTGCTGTGGCCACGGCTCTGGTGGCCAACAGCGTTCTGGTGTGGTTCGTGGGCGATCCCAGCGAGACATCCGCCGTCCGCCACTTCGACCACCTGCCAGCCGAGGGTGCGTTCGCACTGGTCGGCCTGGCGGGTTGGGCCTATCACCGGTGGGTGTTCGGCCAGACCGAGCAGCGCACCGAGCCTGTTCGTGTCTATCAATACCTTCTGGCCGGGGCCGGTTTGGTCACGGGCGTGGTCGGGTCTTCGATTCTGCTGTCGTCGGCGTTGGCGCCTGCTCGCTCCGGCCGTCTCAACACGGCGATCGCCGGCGTGGTCGTTGTGGTTCTGGGTGCCTCGGTGTGGGCTCGCCATTGGGCATCGATACGCCGGGCACTGGGACATGAGCCCGACGCCGAATACGCCTCGACCAGCCGCCACGTCTATGTGTTTGCGCTGTTTGCGGCCTCGTTGGTGACGTGTGTGGTGTCGTTCATCGTGTTGCTGGCCATCGGTCTGACCGACCTGTTCGAGGGACGATTCTCGATGGACACGCTTCACCAGGCGCGGGGTGCCATCGCGGTGGTGGCTTCGGTTGCGATGGTCGCCTGGTACCACGTGCGTCTCTGGCTCGCCGAACACGATCGCTGGACCGTGGCCGAGAAAGTGGCAGCGGTTTCGTTGGCTGGGCGCCGTCACCTGATGCTGGTGGCGCCGGCGGGCACCGACGTCGAGCTGCTGGCCGGCTATGTGCCCGGCGCTACGTGGCATGTACTGGTTCGTACGGATGTGGCCGCAGCGCGACCGCCAGATGTGAGCGCCTTCTGCTCGCAGGTCGGCCATGTTGCGGGCGACGCGGTTGTGGTGGTCGAGGGCGACGGCGGGGTCGACGTGATAGCCGTCGACGACATCGATGCCGCTCTCCCCGTGGTGCAATCGACCTCACGGGTGCCGACGATCACGACTTGGTGGTGTAATTGA
- a CDS encoding nitroreductase gives MTMSVSEAVDKRASIRAFLPTPVADETIRDLLHKASRAPSGGNVQPWRIYVVNGQSMSRFREFMAGRPLDQAEYDIYPPGLIDPYRTARFELGEAMYALLGIPREDKAARLARMAQNYDFFGAPAALFCYLDRTMGPPQWSDLGMFLQTFMLLAVEAGLDTCPQEAWANHHTGVTEFVGAPENEMLFCGMAIGHRDDDAPVNALRSDRFSVDEFARWV, from the coding sequence ATGACGATGTCGGTCTCTGAAGCCGTCGACAAGCGGGCGTCCATCCGGGCGTTCCTGCCCACCCCAGTGGCAGACGAGACAATCCGCGATCTGCTGCACAAGGCGTCGCGCGCCCCGTCGGGTGGCAATGTGCAGCCTTGGCGCATCTACGTGGTGAACGGCCAGTCGATGAGCCGGTTCCGCGAGTTCATGGCGGGCCGGCCACTAGATCAGGCCGAATACGACATCTATCCCCCCGGGCTCATCGACCCGTACCGCACCGCCCGTTTCGAATTGGGCGAGGCCATGTACGCGCTGCTGGGCATCCCCCGCGAAGACAAGGCGGCGCGCCTGGCACGCATGGCCCAGAACTACGACTTCTTCGGCGCACCGGCGGCGCTGTTTTGTTACCTCGACCGCACCATGGGGCCTCCCCAGTGGAGCGACCTCGGCATGTTCCTGCAGACGTTCATGCTGTTGGCTGTCGAGGCGGGCCTGGACACCTGCCCGCAGGAGGCGTGGGCCAATCACCACACCGGCGTCACCGAATTCGTCGGAGCGCCCGAGAACGAGATGTTGTTTTGCGGAATGGCCATCGGTCATCGCGACGACGACGCCCCCGTCAACGCGCTGCGATCGGACCGCTTCTCGGTCGACGAGTTTGCCAGGTGGGTGTGA
- a CDS encoding GGDEF domain-containing protein: protein MSDWRAVVTRCGEEVRAVEAMRRSNASLYLLIDSDFGIIWASDSARRFMGVTEQHKACSLLDVVSPDDVSSVEATVLEATRAARNGRPHASNERRVELEVRHRSGRMVPLEATFESHLSEPAVDAVAVVLRQVPDRSHLDRAVQLLADGTDFEGALRAIASYLGEHLGAVAASITTRIVGRNIVVGTASAADDHPLVQWNDGWGPLGPAKLNEVSITPVAELPAEVSVLAAAFGAVHVVSYPILDIGGGLIGAIVAWLPFGPVEQGLPEGAGQFAGSLARLAILQERNARSLLHQASTDALTGLANRSGLARVLENVSEDDLPLALVYCDLDRFKAVNDTYGHGAGDRLLVHVAESIKLATRADDVGVRMGGDEFVVVCPRVTSRLHAEGIVARLRNRVENPVDVGDDVVVPRVSMGLAVADTVEHLASLAESADEALYADKASRRTQSSR, encoded by the coding sequence GTGTCCGACTGGAGAGCCGTGGTGACTCGATGTGGCGAAGAGGTGCGAGCGGTCGAGGCGATGCGGCGGTCGAACGCCTCGCTGTATCTGCTGATCGACAGCGACTTCGGCATCATCTGGGCCAGCGACTCGGCTCGGCGCTTCATGGGAGTGACCGAACAGCACAAGGCATGCAGCCTGCTCGACGTTGTGTCTCCCGATGACGTTTCATCGGTTGAGGCCACCGTCCTCGAGGCCACCCGAGCGGCTCGCAACGGCAGACCACATGCGTCGAACGAGCGGCGCGTGGAGCTGGAAGTGAGGCATCGCAGCGGGCGCATGGTGCCGCTGGAAGCCACCTTCGAGAGCCATCTCAGCGAACCCGCCGTCGACGCCGTGGCGGTGGTGCTGCGCCAGGTGCCAGACCGGTCGCATCTGGACCGTGCTGTCCAGTTACTGGCCGACGGCACCGATTTCGAAGGTGCACTGAGGGCCATCGCCAGCTATCTGGGCGAGCACCTGGGGGCGGTGGCGGCTTCGATCACCACGCGCATCGTGGGCCGAAACATCGTCGTCGGTACTGCGTCGGCAGCCGACGACCATCCGCTGGTGCAATGGAACGATGGTTGGGGACCGCTGGGACCGGCGAAGCTCAACGAGGTCTCGATCACACCCGTGGCCGAACTGCCTGCTGAAGTGTCTGTTCTTGCCGCCGCGTTCGGGGCGGTACACGTGGTGAGCTATCCGATCCTCGACATCGGCGGAGGGCTGATCGGTGCAATCGTCGCCTGGCTGCCGTTTGGCCCTGTCGAACAGGGGCTGCCAGAGGGTGCGGGCCAGTTCGCCGGCAGCCTCGCCCGGCTGGCGATATTGCAGGAACGCAACGCCCGATCGCTGCTGCACCAGGCCAGCACCGACGCCCTGACCGGCCTGGCCAATCGCTCGGGGCTGGCGCGGGTGTTGGAGAACGTTTCTGAAGACGACCTGCCTCTGGCGCTGGTCTACTGCGATCTGGATCGCTTCAAGGCGGTCAACGACACGTATGGGCACGGGGCCGGCGACCGCCTGCTGGTGCACGTGGCCGAAAGCATCAAGCTGGCGACCCGAGCCGACGACGTGGGGGTCCGCATGGGTGGCGACGAGTTCGTCGTCGTGTGTCCACGGGTCACCTCCAGGCTTCACGCCGAAGGCATCGTGGCCCGCCTGCGCAACCGTGTGGAGAACCCGGTCGACGTGGGCGACGATGTCGTCGTCCCCAGGGTCAGCATGGGGCTGGCGGTCGCCGACACCGTCGAGCACTTGGCAAGCCTCGCCGAGTCTGCCGACGAGGCGTTGTACGCCGACAAGGCGTCCAGGCGTACACAGTCATCGCGCTGA
- a CDS encoding acyl-CoA dehydrogenase family protein, with product MSLHPDARFDPAAQQAWERSDETEAAGRLPADLVAQMAQAGAFKLTVPTCYGGSQAPMQYVLDTIERFAYHDGSAGWAVMIANTTATLSAWMDPHWAQVVFGPDGAIAGGHAQPNGLGRLVDGGLRVTGKWEWGSGSSHVTSMGGGVRVVDANGEPAAHASGARAMLAFFDPDDVELLDTWHVAGMKGTASTDYRVTEAFVPDGRWADVGPLSGGRPTVDSALYRFPFYGNFAVSVSYVLLGLAHRAVDELEQLGDKRPAGSRSDLAHRSSARAALATADAAVRSARAFAEDAVGSAWSSAQDGIADIEQRRLLRLAACNTAERALFAVNTCFGAAGGSAVYNRCPLSRIQRDVLVGAQHAMVAPAQLDRIGGVAFGAEVDTRVF from the coding sequence ATGTCTCTCCACCCCGACGCCCGATTCGACCCGGCAGCCCAACAAGCCTGGGAACGCAGCGACGAGACCGAGGCAGCTGGTCGTCTACCGGCCGACCTGGTGGCCCAGATGGCTCAGGCGGGGGCGTTCAAACTGACCGTGCCCACCTGCTACGGCGGTTCACAAGCCCCGATGCAGTATGTGCTGGACACGATCGAGCGCTTCGCTTACCACGACGGGTCAGCAGGCTGGGCGGTCATGATCGCCAACACCACGGCAACTCTCAGTGCATGGATGGATCCGCATTGGGCCCAGGTGGTGTTTGGCCCCGACGGCGCCATCGCCGGCGGCCACGCCCAACCGAATGGGTTGGGTCGTCTGGTCGACGGCGGGTTGCGAGTCACGGGCAAGTGGGAGTGGGGCTCTGGAAGTTCGCACGTCACATCGATGGGCGGCGGCGTCCGGGTGGTCGACGCCAACGGTGAGCCTGCTGCTCACGCGTCGGGGGCCAGGGCGATGCTTGCGTTCTTCGACCCCGACGATGTCGAGTTGCTCGACACGTGGCACGTAGCCGGAATGAAGGGCACTGCCTCCACCGACTATCGGGTGACCGAGGCGTTCGTGCCCGACGGTCGCTGGGCCGATGTCGGCCCGCTCAGCGGCGGTCGGCCCACGGTCGACTCGGCCCTGTACCGGTTCCCGTTCTATGGGAACTTCGCAGTTTCGGTCTCGTACGTGCTGTTGGGTCTGGCCCATCGGGCCGTCGACGAGCTGGAACAACTGGGCGACAAGCGCCCGGCCGGGTCACGATCCGATCTCGCCCATCGGTCGTCGGCGCGTGCGGCGCTGGCGACGGCAGACGCCGCCGTGCGTTCGGCACGCGCCTTTGCCGAGGATGCTGTGGGTTCGGCATGGAGCTCGGCACAAGACGGCATCGCCGACATCGAGCAGCGTCGGCTGCTTCGCCTGGCCGCGTGCAACACCGCCGAACGAGCACTGTTTGCGGTGAACACATGCTTCGGCGCCGCAGGTGGCAGCGCCGTGTACAACAGGTGCCCGCTCAGCCGTATTCAGCGCGACGTGCTGGTGGGGGCCCAACACGCCATGGTGGCACCCGCTCAGCTCGACCGCATCGGCGGTGTTGCATTCGGTGCCGAGGTCGACACCCGGGTGTTCTGA
- a CDS encoding GTP-binding protein, with amino-acid sequence MTADAAPEPVPMTVVAGWLGSGKTTLINQTLSAGLAGANRLAVLVNDVADVDVDGSLIVAHDGATIELSNGCVCCSIGGSLALALRDLMTSPNPPDAVLIEASGVAEPARVASYGNREVLAEPTIITVVDPFDIERMLSDAVYGGLAAAQVRQADVIHISRTDLVSDSNQVAFDRGCRSVERLRANPHESAAQTGGVPPTVDITVRHRDQVVTIDDVVGELAQTRGLLRAKGIVGTPLGPMLVQWAGGTVEVTPAGGTPQTGLVIICAADQAMSSP; translated from the coding sequence GTGACGGCAGACGCCGCGCCCGAGCCGGTGCCCATGACGGTTGTCGCCGGCTGGCTGGGCTCGGGCAAGACCACCCTGATCAACCAGACGCTTTCTGCTGGTCTTGCGGGCGCCAACCGGCTTGCCGTGCTGGTCAACGACGTGGCCGACGTAGACGTCGACGGCTCGCTGATAGTGGCCCACGATGGCGCCACCATCGAGCTCAGCAACGGCTGCGTGTGTTGCAGCATCGGAGGCTCGCTGGCGCTGGCATTGCGCGACCTGATGACGTCGCCCAACCCGCCCGATGCGGTGCTAATCGAAGCCTCGGGTGTTGCAGAACCAGCACGGGTTGCCTCCTACGGCAACCGTGAGGTGCTGGCCGAGCCGACCATCATCACGGTTGTCGATCCGTTCGACATCGAGCGGATGCTGTCAGACGCGGTCTACGGCGGGCTAGCCGCGGCCCAGGTTCGCCAGGCCGATGTGATCCACATCTCGCGCACCGATCTGGTCAGCGACTCGAACCAGGTCGCGTTCGACAGGGGGTGTCGATCGGTGGAGCGTCTTCGCGCGAATCCGCATGAGTCCGCGGCCCAGACCGGGGGAGTTCCACCGACCGTTGACATCACCGTTCGCCACCGCGACCAGGTCGTTACGATCGACGACGTCGTCGGCGAGCTGGCCCAAACCCGGGGCCTGCTGCGGGCCAAAGGCATCGTCGGCACGCCACTGGGGCCGATGCTCGTGCAATGGGCCGGAGGTACCGTCGAGGTCACACCAGCCGGTGGCACACCTCAGACCGGCCTGGTGATCATCTGCGCCGCCGATCAGGCGATGTCGAGCCCGTAG
- a CDS encoding GNAT family N-acetyltransferase produces MTKRPLVVRIRRADDAEVVRCLGAYYAELDQRFDTGFDAELTPQAEIDDTTPPVGVFYTLQWADDGDDAPALGIGALRPEQPGVAEIKRMWVAPEARGLGGGRLLLDELEAAARRFGYTEVWLDSNSSLTEAIAMYRSAGFVDVPRYNTHPFAQVWLGKKL; encoded by the coding sequence GTGACGAAACGCCCATTGGTGGTGCGCATCCGGCGTGCCGATGATGCCGAGGTTGTGCGCTGTCTGGGCGCGTACTACGCCGAACTCGACCAGCGCTTCGACACCGGTTTCGACGCCGAACTTACGCCCCAGGCCGAAATAGACGACACCACGCCGCCCGTCGGGGTTTTCTACACGCTGCAGTGGGCCGACGACGGCGACGATGCGCCAGCGCTGGGCATCGGAGCACTTCGCCCAGAACAGCCGGGCGTGGCCGAGATCAAGCGGATGTGGGTGGCGCCCGAGGCGCGCGGCCTCGGCGGGGGCCGGCTGCTGCTCGACGAGCTCGAGGCTGCCGCCAGGCGGTTCGGCTACACCGAGGTGTGGCTCGACTCGAACAGCTCGCTGACCGAGGCCATTGCCATGTACCGCTCGGCCGGATTCGTCGACGTGCCCCGATACAACACCCACCCCTTCGCCCAGGTGTGGTTGGGCAAGAAGCTCTGA
- a CDS encoding biotin carboxylase N-terminal domain-containing protein yields the protein MTAVANSIGCLLVANRGEIARRVFRTAHSMGMRTVAVYVAADADALHVADADMAVEVPSYLDADAILAAARATRAGAVHPGYGYLSENPTFAQAVADAGLVWVGPPPAAIVAMGDKIEAKKWAVDAGVPVLGSSDDPDVFESVGFPLLIKAAAGGGGKGMRIVEGPDDLTEAVAAARREAATGFGDDRVFAERYVPRARHIEVQIVGDQHGNVVHLGERECSIQRRHQKIIEEAPSPYVDEAMRSQMGEAAVALARAIGYTSTGTVEFLVDDETGEFFFLEVNTRLQVEHPVTEVVTGIDLVRTQLRVAQGQRLEWTQDEIDLCGHAIEARLYAEDPANGFLPATGTIEAFEFAQSPAVRIDTGVGPGSVVGTDFDPMIAKVIAGGPTRQEAVSCLASALERAHIGGVVTNRDLLVATLRTPEFGAADTTTDFIDRVGPSLRRQLDDATLQRVGVQAALWLQASNRESAPVLRFMPSGFRTGRLPAPSLVFDVADGSERRLDVSYQRRRNGDFHVRAGELTASATVFSSNATSIDVAVDGVREIVRVTRSADSLHLTTSHGTVTLAVVPLFAPPEVEMPAGALTAPMPGRVVEVRVAQGEPVTAGEVLVVLEAMKMEHHLRAPYDGVAAEVRVAAGDQVDNGALLMVIEDA from the coding sequence GTGACTGCTGTGGCGAATTCGATCGGGTGCCTTCTGGTCGCCAACCGTGGCGAGATCGCACGAAGGGTTTTCAGAACCGCTCATTCGATGGGCATGCGCACCGTTGCCGTCTATGTGGCCGCCGACGCCGATGCACTGCACGTGGCCGATGCAGACATGGCTGTCGAGGTGCCTTCGTATCTCGATGCCGACGCAATCTTGGCGGCTGCGCGTGCGACACGAGCAGGCGCGGTTCACCCCGGCTACGGCTACCTGTCCGAGAACCCGACCTTCGCCCAGGCCGTCGCCGACGCCGGTCTGGTGTGGGTGGGCCCGCCGCCCGCGGCCATCGTGGCCATGGGAGACAAGATCGAGGCCAAGAAATGGGCCGTCGACGCGGGAGTGCCGGTGCTGGGCTCCAGCGACGACCCCGATGTGTTCGAGTCGGTCGGTTTCCCGCTGCTGATCAAGGCCGCAGCCGGAGGCGGCGGAAAGGGCATGCGCATAGTCGAAGGCCCAGATGATCTGACCGAGGCCGTCGCCGCGGCCCGCAGGGAGGCGGCGACGGGCTTCGGCGACGATCGGGTGTTCGCCGAGCGTTACGTGCCCAGGGCCCGCCATATCGAGGTTCAGATCGTCGGCGACCAGCACGGCAACGTCGTGCACCTGGGCGAGCGCGAGTGTTCGATACAGCGCCGCCACCAAAAGATCATCGAGGAGGCTCCCTCGCCCTATGTCGACGAGGCCATGCGTTCCCAGATGGGTGAGGCCGCGGTAGCCCTCGCCCGCGCCATCGGCTACACGTCTACCGGAACGGTCGAGTTTCTGGTCGACGACGAAACAGGTGAGTTCTTCTTTCTCGAGGTGAACACGCGCCTGCAGGTCGAGCATCCCGTTACCGAGGTGGTCACCGGCATCGACCTGGTTCGCACCCAGTTGCGGGTGGCCCAGGGCCAGCGGCTCGAGTGGACCCAGGACGAGATCGACCTGTGCGGGCATGCCATAGAGGCCCGCCTGTATGCCGAAGACCCCGCCAACGGCTTTCTGCCCGCCACGGGCACCATCGAGGCGTTCGAGTTCGCCCAGTCGCCCGCTGTGCGCATCGACACCGGCGTCGGCCCAGGCAGCGTTGTGGGCACCGACTTCGATCCGATGATCGCGAAGGTCATCGCCGGTGGCCCGACCAGGCAAGAAGCCGTGTCGTGTTTGGCATCGGCGCTCGAGCGGGCCCACATCGGCGGCGTCGTGACCAACCGCGACCTGTTGGTGGCGACGTTACGCACGCCAGAGTTCGGGGCAGCCGACACCACCACCGACTTCATCGATCGTGTGGGCCCGAGCCTTCGTCGCCAGCTCGACGATGCGACGCTGCAGCGCGTTGGGGTGCAGGCAGCCCTGTGGTTGCAGGCATCCAACCGCGAGTCGGCGCCCGTGCTGCGATTCATGCCTTCTGGGTTCCGCACGGGCCGCCTTCCGGCGCCCAGTCTGGTGTTCGACGTTGCCGACGGTTCCGAGCGCCGCCTGGATGTTTCGTACCAACGCCGCCGCAACGGCGATTTTCATGTACGCGCCGGCGAGCTGACCGCAAGCGCAACGGTGTTCAGCAGCAATGCGACGTCGATCGACGTGGCGGTGGACGGTGTACGCGAGATCGTCAGGGTGACGCGCAGCGCCGACTCGCTTCACCTGACCACGTCCCACGGCACGGTCACGCTTGCAGTGGTGCCGCTGTTCGCTCCGCCCGAAGTCGAGATGCCTGCCGGCGCCCTCACCGCACCGATGCCGGGTCGAGTGGTCGAGGTGCGTGTCGCTCAGGGCGAACCCGTCACCGCCGGTGAGGTGTTGGTAGTGCTGGAGGCGATGAAGATGGAACACCATCTGCGCGCGCCATACGACGGAGTCGCAGCCGAGGTGCGGGTGGCCGCGGGTGATCAGGTCGACAATGGCGCTCTATTGATGGTCATCGAAGACGCCTGA
- a CDS encoding DUF3445 domain-containing protein yields MSTDWLDELQLDPAAPAPAMATRALGAREWLVADNNAEAEMALKRRLSGGVRHAVFGQLDGAGYEAIGHDAAGVLDLVLAQTGVPEALRPVPDRAPPLEAAGLSTQEDLCMLARRPDGWYLAAASLHFPSRWRLADKLGKHISAVHQPVPGYATRLAKRVDSLLDALDERPVWRRNWFIHELDELHQPTPPPPLVVPAEACGTALTVRSERQTLRGVGRSVLFTIKVQRTSLGEFVQSPDRREALARFVSQADATRLRRHGVGAQQAEQLRIWLSEGSAR; encoded by the coding sequence GTGAGCACCGATTGGCTCGACGAGCTGCAACTGGACCCCGCCGCACCGGCGCCGGCGATGGCCACCAGGGCGCTGGGTGCCAGGGAATGGCTGGTCGCCGACAACAACGCTGAAGCCGAGATGGCACTGAAGCGCAGGCTCAGCGGCGGCGTGCGCCATGCCGTGTTCGGCCAACTGGACGGTGCGGGTTATGAAGCAATCGGACACGATGCCGCCGGCGTGCTCGATCTGGTCTTGGCGCAAACCGGTGTGCCCGAGGCACTGAGGCCGGTACCCGACCGGGCACCTCCGCTGGAGGCTGCCGGGCTATCGACCCAGGAAGACCTGTGCATGCTGGCCAGGCGGCCCGACGGCTGGTACCTGGCGGCAGCGTCGTTGCACTTCCCGTCGCGGTGGCGCCTGGCCGACAAGCTCGGCAAACACATCAGCGCAGTACACCAACCGGTGCCCGGCTACGCCACGAGGCTGGCGAAGCGGGTCGACTCGCTGCTGGACGCCCTCGACGAGCGCCCCGTGTGGCGTCGCAACTGGTTCATCCACGAACTAGACGAGTTGCACCAGCCAACCCCTCCCCCGCCGCTTGTGGTGCCGGCCGAGGCGTGTGGCACTGCCCTGACGGTTCGAAGCGAGCGCCAGACGCTGCGCGGGGTGGGACGGTCGGTGCTGTTCACCATCAAGGTTCAGCGAACGTCGCTGGGCGAGTTCGTTCAATCACCCGACAGGCGCGAGGCGCTGGCGCGCTTCGTGTCGCAGGCTGATGCCACAAGGCTGCGCCGCCACGGCGTCGGGGCCCAACAGGCTGAACAACTGCGAATCTGGCTGTCCGAAGGGTCAGCGCGATGA
- a CDS encoding SDR family oxidoreductase has protein sequence MQKVAIVTGANSGIGRSTAIHLASNGWTVYGTMRNLDRGAKLAAMAAEAGVVVEPLVCDVTDTAGVEAAVATVIEQQGRLDAVVNNAGIANNGTVEETSLADYERVMDANLYGIVRMVQAALPHMRAQGEGCIVNVSSVIGRFASPGQAAYTASKWAVEGLSEELAHEVAAFGIRVAIVDPGVVKTAMLAKNVDAPNESGAYDHTYRRMFSLYAAGLSDPGSPQEAAEVIFEAIATDEPKLRWTCGWGGEELSRSHYDVAPEEFVALGALDDQGFYEGFKRLYGLDIA, from the coding sequence ATGCAGAAGGTCGCAATCGTCACCGGAGCCAATAGCGGCATAGGCCGCTCGACGGCGATACACCTGGCCTCCAACGGCTGGACCGTCTATGGCACGATGCGCAACCTCGACCGGGGAGCCAAGCTGGCCGCCATGGCCGCTGAGGCCGGAGTGGTCGTCGAACCCCTGGTGTGCGACGTAACCGACACCGCAGGAGTGGAGGCCGCCGTGGCCACCGTTATCGAGCAGCAGGGGCGCCTCGACGCTGTGGTGAACAACGCGGGCATAGCCAACAACGGCACGGTCGAAGAGACCTCCCTGGCCGACTATGAGCGGGTGATGGACGCAAACCTGTACGGCATCGTCCGGATGGTGCAGGCCGCGTTGCCGCACATGCGGGCCCAAGGCGAGGGTTGCATCGTCAACGTGTCGTCGGTCATCGGCCGGTTCGCCTCGCCTGGCCAGGCGGCCTACACCGCATCGAAGTGGGCGGTTGAGGGGCTCAGCGAAGAGCTGGCACACGAGGTCGCAGCCTTCGGGATCAGGGTCGCCATCGTCGACCCGGGCGTGGTGAAGACGGCGATGTTGGCCAAGAACGTCGATGCCCCCAACGAGTCTGGTGCGTACGACCACACCTATCGCCGGATGTTCTCGTTGTACGCCGCCGGGCTGTCCGACCCCGGTAGCCCTCAAGAGGCCGCCGAGGTCATCTTCGAGGCCATCGCCACCGACGAACCCAAGCTGCGCTGGACCTGCGGATGGGGTGGTGAAGAGTTGTCGCGATCGCACTATGACGTGGCGCCTGAGGAGTTCGTGGCGCTGGGCGCACTTGACGATCAGGGCTTCTACGAAGGGTTCAAGCGGCTCTACGGGCTCGACATCGCCTGA